CTGCAGGCCGATGGCGGCACGCGTACCGCGAGCATCACCGGGGCCTTCGTGGCGGCGCACGACGCGGTGTCCAAGCTCTTGGCCGCCGGCAAGCTCACCGCCTCGCCGATCAAGGACCACGTGGCCGCGATCTCGGTCGGCATTCTGAATGGGCAGGCCTTGCTCGACCTGGAGTACGTGGAAGACGCCGCCTGCGACACCGACATGAACGTGGTCATGACCGGCGCCGGACACTTCGTGGAAGTGCAGGGCACGGCCGAAGGCGCGGCCTTCACGCGCAGCGAAATGAACACGCTGCTGGGCCTGGCCGAAAAAGGCATTGGCGAACTCGTGGCATTGCAGCGCCAGGCGCTGGGGTTGACATAAATGAAGCTGGTGCTGGCCTCCAACAACCCGGGCAAGCTCGCCGAGCTGCAGGCGCTGTTCGCGCCGCTGGGCGTGGAGCTGGTGCGGCAGTCCGACCTGAACATTCCAGAAGCGCCTGAGCCGCACCGCACCTTCATCGAGAACGCGCTGGCCAAGGCGCGCCACGCGGCGCGCGAAAGCGGCCTGCCGGCGCTGGCCGACGATGCCGGCCTGTGCGTGGAGGCCTTCGGCGGCCTGCCGGGCGTGGACACCGCCTACTACGCCACGCAGTTCGGCTACCCCAAGGGCGACGGCAACAATGTGCGCGCCTTGCTGGAGCAGATGGCCCACGTGAGCGACCGCCGCGCCGCGCTCGTCAGCACCCTGGTGGCCCTGCGCAGCGCGGACGACCCCGAACCCCTCGTGGCCAGCGGCCGCGCACCCGGTCTCATCACGCAGCAGCCCATCGGTGACAACGGCTTCGGCTTCGACCCGGTGATGTACCTGCCAGCCTTCGGCAAGACCTTCGCGCAACTGCCCACCGAGGTGAAGAACGCGAACAGCCACCGTGGTCGCGCGGCGCAGGCCATGCTCGAACTGATGCGCGAACGCTGGTTCGCGCCCGCGCCCACCGACGCGCCATGAGCGAATCCACCGGCGTGCCGATGTCCTGGCCCGGCGGCCCATCGGCGTCGACCAGCCCGAGCGCGGTGGACGCGACGTGGAACGACGTGCGCCACTGGATGCGCCCGGGCACCTTGCAACTGCAAAGCCTGCCGCCGCTCTCGCTCTACATCCACCTGCCCTGGTGCCTCAAGAAGTGTCCCTATTGCGATTTCAATTCGCACGAGTGGGCGGCCACCGCCGCACCCGGAGAGGTCTTGCCCGAAGCCGCATACCTGGAGGCCTTGCGCGCCGATCTCGCGGCTTCGCTGCCGCTGATCTGGGGCCGCACGGTGCACAGCGTGTTCATCGGTGGTGGTACGCCCAGCCTGTTTTCCCCTGAGGCGAT
The sequence above is a segment of the Hydrogenophaga sp. BPS33 genome. Coding sequences within it:
- the rph gene encoding ribonuclease PH, producing the protein MSDTNRPGQRAADALRAVRITRDYTIHAEGSVLIEFGRTLVLCTASVEEKVPPHKRGSGEGWVTAEYGMLPRATHTRSDREAAKGKQSGRTQEIQRLIGRSLRAVFDLKALGERTIALDCDVLQADGGTRTASITGAFVAAHDAVSKLLAAGKLTASPIKDHVAAISVGILNGQALLDLEYVEDAACDTDMNVVMTGAGHFVEVQGTAEGAAFTRSEMNTLLGLAEKGIGELVALQRQALGLT
- the rdgB gene encoding RdgB/HAM1 family non-canonical purine NTP pyrophosphatase, whose product is MKLVLASNNPGKLAELQALFAPLGVELVRQSDLNIPEAPEPHRTFIENALAKARHAARESGLPALADDAGLCVEAFGGLPGVDTAYYATQFGYPKGDGNNVRALLEQMAHVSDRRAALVSTLVALRSADDPEPLVASGRAPGLITQQPIGDNGFGFDPVMYLPAFGKTFAQLPTEVKNANSHRGRAAQAMLELMRERWFAPAPTDAP